A single region of the Yersinia entomophaga genome encodes:
- a CDS encoding phage baseplate protein, protein MHENLFTPTNAQASNAESFSYAFERLMTGLFFIEIVKVKGVRGTAPNLVVDVLPLVSRTDRSGSMIPNSTIYNIPVFRLQRGSSAIIMNPVIGDIGMIAVCDRDNSVARANLSQSVPGSNRTHSKSDALYLGGFLNGHPTQFIEFADSELNITSPNPVNITCSKANITAPDGVEMTTPLMHVTGNITAGGNITDNAGTQSASLKELRDKYNAHDHDVVNVQGGSSTITSNTTDNQV, encoded by the coding sequence ATGCATGAAAATTTATTTACCCCAACGAATGCGCAAGCAAGTAATGCAGAGTCTTTTAGTTACGCTTTTGAAAGATTAATGACCGGACTGTTTTTTATTGAGATTGTTAAGGTTAAGGGGGTGAGAGGGACAGCCCCGAATTTAGTTGTTGATGTTCTCCCGTTAGTCTCAAGAACTGACCGTTCAGGATCAATGATACCCAATAGCACAATCTACAATATCCCAGTATTTCGCCTACAGCGTGGCAGCTCAGCTATTATCATGAACCCCGTTATAGGGGATATTGGGATGATCGCTGTATGCGATAGAGACAATTCAGTTGCCCGAGCCAATTTATCCCAGTCTGTTCCGGGAAGTAATCGAACCCACAGCAAATCCGATGCGCTTTACCTAGGCGGGTTCCTTAACGGCCATCCAACGCAGTTTATTGAGTTCGCTGATAGTGAGTTAAATATCACATCCCCTAATCCGGTAAACATAACCTGCTCAAAGGCGAATATAACTGCTCCTGATGGGGTTGAAATGACAACGCCACTGATGCATGTCACTGGAAACATAACGGCAGGCGGTAACATAACTGACAATGCAGGAACTCAATCTGCTTCCCTCAAAGAGTTACGTGATAAATACAACGCCCACGATCATGATGTTGTTAACGTTCAGGGCGGCTCATCCACTATCACATCCAACACTACGGACAATCAGGTATGA
- a CDS encoding phage baseplate plug family protein produces MMTVSIEPMKSQEFSVQLGGQQCNIRLIQRTSAIYMDLTVDGNPIMQGVPCYFGNRMVRYSYLGFKGDLLFLDSVGQNDPQWEGLGSRFQLFYLEEADIV; encoded by the coding sequence ATGATGACAGTATCTATCGAACCTATGAAATCTCAGGAATTCAGTGTGCAACTTGGCGGACAGCAATGCAATATTCGCCTGATACAACGCACCAGTGCCATTTATATGGATTTGACGGTGGACGGCAACCCTATCATGCAGGGCGTACCCTGTTATTTCGGTAACCGTATGGTGCGGTATTCATATCTTGGGTTTAAAGGTGACCTGCTGTTCTTGGATTCGGTAGGACAGAATGATCCGCAATGGGAGGGGTTGGGGAGCCGGTTCCAACTATTCTACTTGGAGGAAGCTGATATTGTATAA
- a CDS encoding type II toxin-antitoxin system YafO family toxin, producing the protein MQPIEVSINPQTKNEYFDDVFGRFPGLESALLRDFAVYKTTSKVPEYFGRDVAYTQPHGAYKAGLMHIHLCFPPKKFPSNKPQADRACRKGDPANDACLVYVQGELYENRYSLIAIMHPNAHEKGRDTQIMSYLSRVAQDFVDKN; encoded by the coding sequence ATGCAGCCCATTGAAGTATCTATAAACCCTCAAACGAAGAATGAATACTTTGATGATGTTTTCGGAAGATTCCCTGGACTTGAGTCGGCTTTATTAAGAGATTTCGCGGTTTATAAAACCACGTCTAAAGTGCCCGAATATTTTGGCCGAGACGTGGCTTATACTCAGCCTCACGGAGCATATAAGGCTGGATTAATGCATATTCATTTATGTTTTCCACCTAAAAAGTTCCCATCCAATAAACCACAAGCTGATAGAGCATGTCGTAAGGGTGACCCGGCCAATGATGCATGTTTAGTGTATGTTCAGGGTGAGTTGTATGAAAATAGATATTCGCTCATTGCAATAATGCATCCGAATGCTCATGAGAAAGGTAGAGACACTCAAATAATGAGTTATCTTTCTAGAGTAGCTCAAGATTTTGTAGATAAAAACTAA
- a CDS encoding phage tail fiber protein, with amino-acid sequence MPIDITSANSKLRIIVPSFYPGGFDVDDYAAEDMFDTGALQNAEDMMSADGKYHAGFIFNPTELTITLMATSNAAQLIGDWYAAERTAVAKFACNAVLTIPALNIKYNFVNGVLYTWTPTPPGKRVLQPRPAIFHFESCTPSAA; translated from the coding sequence ATGCCTATCGATATTACAAGTGCCAACTCGAAGTTGCGTATCATCGTGCCATCGTTTTACCCTGGTGGGTTCGATGTTGATGATTACGCGGCCGAAGACATGTTTGATACCGGCGCATTGCAGAACGCTGAGGATATGATGTCAGCAGATGGTAAATACCACGCTGGCTTTATCTTCAACCCAACGGAGCTGACCATTACCCTAATGGCAACGTCTAACGCTGCCCAACTGATAGGAGATTGGTATGCAGCCGAGCGCACCGCTGTAGCAAAGTTTGCCTGCAACGCAGTGCTGACCATTCCAGCGCTTAACATCAAGTACAACTTTGTGAATGGAGTGCTCTATACGTGGACACCTACGCCTCCAGGTAAGCGGGTATTGCAACCACGCCCAGCCATTTTCCACTTTGAATCCTGCACACCGAGCGCCGCATAA
- a CDS encoding DUF3383 family protein — translation MSKIPLSRDFKITPSTVNAAGTALDVYGLLLSDNELLPVGKVSEFTSAADVGAAFGTTSKEYLAASLYMSGYDNATVRPGAVLFGRLVQEPVAGWLLSGSFKGVKIAALQGVTGTITLMLDGASKTSTSLNLSAVTSFTDAAAAIATAFGSGVEVDWLPVQSRFIIRSATTGANSEVSQAVPGAAATALKLTADTAATTSPGAAATSITDTMGAIVNQNQDWVMTASVVDLTDEQKEELCAWVSASNNRYAYSMYDTSEDATVANNESCFVQSVVIANGYENVFPVYGSYLYSVLALAYSASLNFNRTNGRVSYKFRAFAGIAPNVTDNATAAALESNGYNFYGAYGQNKTMANYVSNGAITGKFLWLDSFISQVWINANLVAAFANLFTNNSSYAFNAGGYASISAAVIDVATNAINFGAIRAGVTLDQAQINIVNDAVGTDISNVLYTQGWFFFIPQQTGASRTERSLDGAIFYYVDGQLIQSIDMTSTNIL, via the coding sequence ATGAGCAAAATTCCATTATCGCGTGACTTTAAGATCACGCCTTCCACTGTAAACGCAGCCGGAACCGCGCTGGATGTTTACGGACTACTACTTTCCGATAACGAGTTACTGCCGGTTGGTAAAGTTTCCGAGTTTACCAGCGCGGCAGATGTTGGCGCAGCCTTTGGCACAACCAGCAAAGAATACCTGGCTGCATCGCTATATATGTCCGGGTATGACAACGCCACTGTTCGACCGGGTGCTGTTTTGTTTGGGCGGTTGGTGCAAGAACCTGTAGCTGGCTGGCTGCTCTCTGGTAGCTTTAAAGGCGTTAAAATCGCTGCACTACAGGGAGTTACTGGGACGATTACTTTAATGCTCGATGGAGCATCGAAAACCAGTACTTCTCTTAATCTATCAGCCGTAACAAGCTTCACTGACGCAGCAGCAGCAATTGCCACTGCGTTTGGTAGTGGCGTCGAAGTTGACTGGTTGCCAGTGCAAAGCCGGTTCATTATCCGGTCAGCTACCACTGGCGCTAACAGCGAAGTCTCACAGGCCGTTCCTGGTGCTGCCGCAACCGCACTGAAATTGACCGCAGATACAGCCGCAACAACTTCACCCGGTGCGGCAGCAACAAGCATCACCGACACAATGGGGGCGATTGTAAATCAGAATCAGGACTGGGTGATGACCGCCAGCGTGGTTGATCTCACTGATGAACAAAAAGAAGAGTTGTGCGCGTGGGTAAGTGCGTCAAATAACCGCTACGCCTACTCGATGTATGACACATCAGAAGATGCAACGGTTGCCAATAATGAATCGTGCTTCGTTCAAAGCGTAGTCATTGCGAATGGATATGAGAACGTATTCCCTGTGTATGGTTCGTATCTCTACTCGGTGCTGGCGCTGGCTTATTCTGCATCGCTTAATTTTAACCGAACCAATGGCCGAGTCTCTTACAAGTTTCGGGCATTCGCAGGTATCGCGCCAAACGTAACTGACAACGCCACGGCAGCGGCGCTTGAGTCGAACGGTTACAATTTTTACGGCGCATATGGGCAGAACAAGACCATGGCTAATTACGTCTCAAATGGCGCAATTACCGGCAAGTTCCTCTGGCTGGATAGCTTCATTAGCCAGGTATGGATTAATGCAAACCTAGTAGCGGCATTTGCTAACCTGTTCACCAACAACTCATCGTATGCGTTTAATGCCGGCGGTTACGCTTCCATATCTGCTGCTGTGATTGATGTGGCTACCAATGCGATTAACTTTGGTGCTATTCGTGCTGGCGTTACGTTGGATCAGGCGCAAATCAACATCGTCAATGACGCGGTCGGAACCGATATTTCCAATGTGCTGTATACGCAGGGCTGGTTCTTCTTCATACCTCAGCAAACAGGTGCATCACGAACCGAGCGCAGCCTTGACGGTGCAATCTTCTATTACGTCGACGGGCAGTTGATTCAAAGCATCGACATGACCTCAACAAATATCCTGTAA
- a CDS encoding LIC_12616 family protein gives MNDMTIDNVIDVLADFAEQFIGKCEQAQANRVPMDKGQFCILTPLRFKRHSTSREIKKDTGSPTTSAIGFTEVRQAEIQVDIYGSNAGDRAIALETLFRTGYAYDAIKAIDSRVAPLYSTEAIQAPMINAENQWQERYMLTVSLQVHITIDVKQDYFDAVNFSIEQADKATQ, from the coding sequence ATGAATGACATGACCATTGATAACGTGATTGATGTGCTGGCCGACTTCGCAGAGCAATTCATCGGTAAGTGTGAACAAGCACAGGCTAACAGGGTTCCGATGGATAAGGGGCAGTTTTGCATTCTGACGCCATTGCGATTTAAGCGTCATTCAACCAGCCGAGAAATCAAGAAAGATACTGGTTCGCCAACAACAAGTGCCATTGGCTTTACTGAGGTTAGGCAGGCCGAAATTCAGGTTGATATCTACGGTAGCAATGCCGGGGATCGGGCTATCGCTTTGGAGACGCTATTCCGCACTGGCTATGCCTATGACGCAATCAAGGCCATAGACAGTCGGGTCGCCCCACTATACAGCACCGAAGCAATTCAGGCACCGATGATCAATGCTGAAAATCAGTGGCAAGAGCGCTACATGCTGACCGTTTCACTTCAGGTTCACATCACAATCGACGTCAAGCAGGACTATTTCGACGCGGTTAACTTTTCTATCGAACAAGCTGATAAGGCGACTCAATGA
- a CDS encoding DUF4054 domain-containing protein: protein MLDITKFRAMFPEFSNVTDEQLPYLFEQATDYLNNSEFSLVDDAVKRERLLYLLMAHLAYMRFGDDKGNGGSGMVGRLSSASEGSVSVSSEAGVVEFRYMWYTQSPYGMDYWQATKVYRMANYYPGS, encoded by the coding sequence GTGCTAGATATCACGAAATTCCGCGCCATGTTCCCTGAGTTCTCCAATGTAACCGACGAACAACTCCCTTACCTGTTTGAACAGGCCACCGATTACCTTAACAACTCTGAATTCTCACTTGTAGATGATGCCGTTAAGCGAGAGCGCTTGCTCTACCTGCTTATGGCTCATTTGGCATACATGAGATTCGGGGATGACAAGGGTAACGGTGGCTCCGGCATGGTAGGGCGGTTGTCGTCGGCTTCGGAGGGTTCTGTCTCGGTCTCTTCGGAGGCTGGCGTGGTTGAATTCCGTTACATGTGGTACACGCAAAGCCCGTATGGAATGGATTACTGGCAGGCAACGAAGGTATACCGCATGGCTAACTACTATCCGGGGAGTTGA
- a CDS encoding structural cement protein Gp24, which yields MSFQKSVNIYSGVGQAGQPASTTPIIAAAGGPGAFQAGTDGLVMARFAWRNSTNPLRLDNSGTGKPVGFIYNNANATIGYLQSNSMTISAGREASPIVGGDFWAIAATVATVGQKVFAVLADGTLKTDDAGATVSGAVETDWYVASPAAVGDLLIISTWSKA from the coding sequence ATGTCATTTCAAAAGAGCGTAAATATTTATTCCGGCGTTGGACAGGCCGGACAGCCTGCGTCAACTACTCCAATCATCGCGGCGGCGGGCGGTCCGGGAGCATTTCAGGCGGGAACTGATGGATTAGTCATGGCTCGTTTCGCATGGCGTAACTCTACTAACCCTCTGCGACTGGATAACTCCGGCACCGGCAAACCTGTTGGCTTCATCTATAACAACGCCAATGCCACCATCGGCTACCTGCAAAGTAATAGCATGACCATCTCGGCAGGTCGTGAAGCATCACCTATTGTGGGAGGGGATTTCTGGGCGATCGCTGCGACGGTTGCCACCGTGGGACAGAAAGTTTTTGCTGTTCTTGCTGACGGTACACTGAAAACAGATGACGCTGGAGCGACGGTTTCCGGTGCGGTTGAAACTGACTGGTATGTGGCAAGCCCTGCCGCCGTCGGTGACTTACTTATTATCTCTACATGGAGCAAAGCATAA
- a CDS encoding DUF2213 domain-containing protein translates to MKDVKFAFDKASVRRYDVDGMLHVELTPISKANVCVYYGKEIPDWEALGLNPDKAYRLLRDPEELRKAAPTFNNKPVLDTHIAVSVIDPPKEHIIGSTGTDAVYEAPYLKNSMGIYDINSIIGVENKQQREISSSYRYRLDMTPGEYEGEPYDGVMRDIVCNHVAIVPSGRAGPDVFVYDSLPTGLKLMSKIKQLMSIFKPLMANDADPEAVKKAEEDVEKLIKDDEKDPKTAKDEMTDEEKEKLAKDEAEQAEKDKLAKDEADRADKEKMANDSKLAMDSAIKAVEARAAALRQAERDVRPVVGDLACDSADEVYRTALKQMGCADHATLPSAALQSVFKAYSRPAMANDAAPISHDSRANVKNFFEGK, encoded by the coding sequence ATGAAAGATGTGAAGTTTGCCTTCGATAAGGCGAGCGTTCGTCGCTATGACGTTGACGGGATGCTTCATGTTGAACTGACGCCTATCAGCAAGGCTAACGTCTGCGTCTACTACGGCAAAGAGATACCCGATTGGGAAGCGTTAGGCCTTAACCCTGACAAGGCATACCGGTTGCTACGTGACCCTGAAGAACTCAGGAAAGCCGCTCCAACATTCAACAACAAACCAGTTCTAGACACTCACATCGCTGTGTCGGTAATTGACCCGCCAAAAGAACACATTATTGGTTCGACTGGCACTGACGCAGTGTACGAAGCTCCGTATCTGAAGAATTCGATGGGCATTTACGACATCAATTCCATTATCGGCGTAGAGAACAAACAGCAGCGAGAAATCTCATCTTCATACCGTTATCGGCTCGACATGACGCCGGGCGAGTACGAGGGCGAACCATACGATGGCGTTATGCGTGACATCGTTTGTAACCATGTGGCAATCGTGCCAAGTGGCCGGGCTGGCCCGGATGTATTTGTATATGACTCACTACCTACAGGACTCAAACTGATGTCAAAAATCAAACAACTCATGAGCATCTTCAAGCCGCTGATGGCTAACGATGCCGACCCTGAAGCTGTAAAGAAAGCGGAAGAGGACGTGGAAAAGCTCATCAAAGACGACGAGAAAGACCCCAAAACAGCGAAGGACGAGATGACCGACGAAGAAAAAGAAAAGTTAGCCAAAGACGAAGCGGAGCAGGCTGAGAAAGACAAGTTAGCCAAAGATGAGGCTGATAGAGCCGATAAAGAGAAGATGGCAAATGACAGTAAATTAGCTATGGATTCAGCGATTAAAGCCGTTGAAGCCCGCGCAGCCGCGCTTCGTCAGGCAGAACGTGATGTTCGCCCCGTGGTTGGCGACTTAGCATGCGATAGTGCCGATGAAGTTTACCGGACCGCGCTGAAGCAGATGGGATGTGCAGATCATGCAACATTGCCTTCAGCAGCACTCCAATCTGTCTTCAAAGCCTACTCTCGCCCAGCAATGGCAAACGACGCAGCGCCAATTAGCCACGACTCTCGCGCTAACGTGAAAAACTTCTTCGAGGGGAAATAA
- a CDS encoding phage minor head protein produces MNRKPKKSRSLRAVNYNAGNIIWYRRELLAVIREMNDDVKKQIVPIFEDNPLAMDANPVQLLRSALRALSRKWVERFIKMALPTAESVTNKTGEAVDRSLLAAARKDSMTINMQWTEAMLEKREAIISENVALIRSIPEKYFTEVESMVFRSVAKGGDRKGLADEMEANFGKRHGITRRRAEFIARDQVRKATSALSNARQQAAGIKRGIWLHSGGGSEPRKKHVHANGKEFDLDKGLPIGDKGQHVLPGEEPNCGCVWKPVLPF; encoded by the coding sequence ATGAACCGGAAACCGAAGAAGAGTAGAAGCCTTCGGGCGGTCAACTATAACGCCGGTAATATCATTTGGTATCGCAGAGAGTTACTGGCTGTTATCAGAGAAATGAATGACGATGTTAAGAAACAAATCGTCCCGATATTTGAAGATAACCCACTGGCGATGGACGCTAACCCGGTTCAATTGTTGCGTAGTGCTTTGCGTGCTCTGTCTAGGAAGTGGGTAGAGCGCTTCATTAAGATGGCGCTACCTACTGCCGAATCAGTGACAAACAAGACTGGCGAGGCTGTTGACCGCTCATTACTTGCTGCTGCCCGTAAAGACTCAATGACAATTAACATGCAGTGGACTGAGGCTATGCTCGAAAAGCGAGAGGCTATCATTTCAGAGAATGTGGCGTTAATCCGCTCCATTCCTGAGAAGTATTTCACTGAAGTGGAATCGATGGTGTTTCGCTCAGTAGCCAAGGGTGGCGACCGCAAAGGATTGGCTGACGAAATGGAAGCTAACTTTGGCAAGCGTCATGGTATTACTCGCAGGCGTGCTGAATTCATTGCACGTGACCAGGTACGCAAGGCTACCAGCGCACTATCCAACGCAAGGCAACAAGCGGCAGGGATTAAGCGAGGCATCTGGTTACACAGTGGCGGCGGTAGCGAACCCCGCAAGAAGCACGTTCATGCTAACGGGAAGGAGTTCGACCTAGATAAGGGCCTGCCAATCGGTGACAAAGGGCAGCATGTGTTGCCGGGTGAAGAGCCTAATTGCGGGTGTGTATGGAAGCCAGTATTGCCATTCTGA
- a CDS encoding DUF1073 domain-containing protein, producing MTRKKAVRTAQAVQAPRRELAKITNAHLDAASAANGEKPFAEFKRYEPLPGVIPEDKEESALAMDSTPYDVINGMFIGGEYSGFRGYPILAAMSQQVEYANMHTIMADEMTRNWIEVKSTKEGDPDIDLMDKALTKYDIKRLIHEAVRQDSEYGVAHIFIDVGADDLENEKPLFLDPRKITKGSLKGFRCVDPNWVYPAMYNSNKPLRPDFYKPQAWFVMGDTVHESRFIDIVSRPVPDILKPSYNFGGLSLTQLMEDYVVDWRDAKKNVIKILRTLRMRALKTDMDARLEIPGEFDKRIKMFTKYQDNFGIWALDTEEDLIHMQTSLSELSSILSNYQEQLCIPSRTTNLKMFGNAPAGLNASGDAEIETWHETISGSQELDYRRAIENIFKIIQLSEFGELKPDIYFEFKPLDEVSDDDRANTNKTRVETVVAAADSMLINSEEARDALKSIEGAGFENLKGDYEPETEEE from the coding sequence ATGACAAGAAAGAAGGCTGTGCGAACAGCTCAAGCCGTGCAAGCACCTCGGCGGGAACTGGCGAAGATTACAAATGCGCATCTTGATGCGGCGTCTGCTGCGAATGGCGAGAAGCCATTTGCTGAGTTTAAGCGTTACGAACCGCTACCAGGTGTGATTCCAGAAGATAAAGAAGAATCCGCTCTAGCGATGGACTCCACGCCTTACGATGTCATCAACGGCATGTTTATTGGTGGTGAATATTCTGGCTTTCGTGGCTACCCTATTTTGGCGGCAATGTCTCAGCAGGTTGAGTATGCGAACATGCATACCATCATGGCTGACGAGATGACGCGAAACTGGATTGAGGTGAAGAGCACCAAAGAGGGTGATCCTGATATCGACCTAATGGATAAGGCGCTGACCAAATACGACATTAAGCGCTTGATTCACGAAGCCGTAAGGCAGGACTCAGAGTATGGCGTGGCACACATCTTTATTGATGTTGGCGCCGATGACCTTGAGAACGAAAAACCCCTATTTCTAGACCCGCGCAAGATAACTAAAGGCTCACTTAAAGGCTTTCGTTGCGTAGACCCTAATTGGGTTTATCCGGCGATGTACAACTCAAACAAACCGCTTAGGCCAGATTTCTACAAACCCCAAGCATGGTTCGTGATGGGGGATACGGTGCATGAGTCTCGATTCATCGATATCGTTAGCCGCCCAGTGCCCGACATTCTAAAACCATCATATAACTTCGGCGGTCTTTCGCTGACGCAGTTAATGGAGGATTACGTTGTTGACTGGCGAGATGCGAAGAAGAACGTGATAAAGATTCTTCGAACTCTTCGAATGCGGGCGCTGAAGACGGATATGGATGCTAGGTTAGAAATCCCTGGTGAATTTGATAAGCGCATTAAAATGTTCACCAAGTATCAGGATAACTTTGGTATATGGGCTCTCGATACTGAAGAGGATCTGATTCATATGCAGACATCACTGAGTGAGCTGTCAAGCATCCTATCGAATTACCAAGAGCAACTCTGCATACCATCACGCACCACCAACCTGAAGATGTTTGGTAACGCCCCAGCAGGTTTGAATGCCAGTGGGGATGCTGAGATTGAGACGTGGCACGAAACGATATCCGGCTCGCAAGAACTGGACTATCGCAGAGCCATTGAGAACATCTTCAAGATTATCCAGCTTTCAGAGTTTGGCGAACTGAAGCCCGACATCTACTTCGAGTTTAAACCGCTTGATGAGGTCAGCGATGATGACCGTGCCAACACCAACAAGACTCGCGTTGAAACCGTGGTTGCTGCTGCTGATAGCATGCTGATTAACTCTGAAGAGGCGCGAGACGCACTGAAAAGCATTGAAGGTGCAGGATTCGAAAACCTGAAGGGTGACTATGAACCGGAAACCGAAGAAGAGTAG
- a CDS encoding PBSX family phage terminase large subunit encodes MANPHFKPFAESAPYKIAYGGRGSGKSYFFAELAVEVARRINTVILCTREFQGSISDSVHKLLCETIDRLGYSTEFEIQKNTIIHLATGASFVFSGIKNNVTKIKSIQGVGICWVEEAEAVTKDSWDVLIPSIRGDKHSEIWVSFNPKNILDDTYQRFIVRPPAGAIVLKANYNDNPHFHDSPLPAQMAECKERDYDLYLHIWEGEPVADSDLAIIKPSWIAAAIDAHKLIGFAPSGRKRVGFDVADEGEDSNATTLAHGSVVMDCQQWNKGDVITSSDRVKNYAESVTASEIVYDSIGVGAGVKAHLRRVCAIPSSGFNAGAAVFKPDAKYAEGKTNKDMFSNIKAQAWWGVRDRFFNTWRVVKHLEANPNDKEFIKQFSDDQLISLSSGIKQLEYLKAELSRPWVDYDNNGRVKVESKKDMKKRGIPSPNMADSLIMAFAPAHKPFNIPDEILQ; translated from the coding sequence ATGGCTAATCCACATTTCAAGCCATTCGCCGAAAGCGCTCCATACAAAATAGCTTACGGCGGCCGTGGAAGTGGGAAGTCATATTTCTTTGCGGAACTTGCCGTGGAGGTTGCACGACGCATTAACACGGTAATTTTGTGTACTCGCGAGTTTCAGGGTTCTATTAGCGACTCAGTCCACAAATTGCTATGTGAGACTATCGATCGTCTCGGTTATTCCACAGAATTCGAAATCCAGAAAAACACAATCATTCACCTAGCAACCGGTGCTAGCTTCGTATTCTCCGGCATTAAAAACAACGTCACAAAAATAAAATCCATACAGGGCGTTGGAATCTGCTGGGTAGAAGAGGCCGAGGCGGTAACAAAAGACTCATGGGATGTACTGATTCCATCCATACGAGGCGACAAACACTCAGAGATATGGGTGAGCTTTAACCCGAAGAACATTCTTGACGATACGTATCAGCGCTTCATCGTCAGGCCTCCTGCTGGGGCGATTGTTCTGAAAGCCAATTACAACGACAACCCTCACTTCCATGACTCACCGCTCCCTGCGCAAATGGCTGAATGCAAAGAACGTGATTACGACCTTTACCTGCACATTTGGGAAGGTGAGCCGGTTGCCGACAGTGACTTGGCAATTATCAAGCCATCGTGGATTGCTGCCGCTATAGATGCCCATAAACTGATTGGCTTCGCCCCTTCTGGTCGTAAGCGAGTCGGTTTTGACGTAGCAGATGAAGGCGAGGATAGCAACGCTACAACACTGGCCCACGGCTCTGTTGTCATGGACTGCCAGCAGTGGAACAAGGGTGATGTAATCACATCATCTGATCGCGTCAAAAACTACGCAGAAAGCGTCACAGCAAGCGAGATTGTTTACGACTCCATTGGCGTGGGTGCAGGCGTAAAAGCTCACCTGAGGCGCGTCTGTGCGATACCGTCCAGCGGATTTAACGCAGGTGCTGCCGTATTCAAACCAGATGCTAAATATGCTGAAGGCAAGACCAATAAAGACATGTTCTCCAATATCAAGGCTCAGGCATGGTGGGGAGTCCGTGATCGCTTCTTCAATACATGGCGAGTGGTTAAGCACCTCGAAGCCAACCCCAACGACAAAGAATTCATCAAACAATTTTCAGACGATCAGCTAATCAGCCTTAGCTCCGGCATTAAACAACTGGAATACCTCAAGGCTGAGCTGTCACGCCCATGGGTTGACTACGACAATAACGGTCGCGTGAAGGTTGAGAGCAAGAAAGACATGAAGAAGCGTGGCATACCGTCACCAAATATGGCGGACTCGCTAATCATGGCATTTGCTCCGGCGCACAAACCATTCAACATTCCTGACGAGATACTGCAATGA
- a CDS encoding terminase small subunit yields MASLTQKQETFCQAYIETGNASEAYRTAYAADKMKPETINRKAKESLDNGKITARIAELQGEIKQRHHVTVDSLIRELEEARKSALAAETPQSSAAVAATMGKAKLTGLDKVIVELSGGVKVEHKSIKDIFDG; encoded by the coding sequence ATGGCAAGCCTGACACAGAAGCAAGAGACATTCTGTCAGGCATACATCGAAACGGGTAATGCTTCTGAGGCATATCGGACGGCGTATGCTGCTGACAAGATGAAACCTGAGACCATTAACCGGAAAGCTAAAGAGTCATTAGACAACGGCAAGATCACGGCAAGGATTGCCGAATTGCAGGGTGAGATTAAGCAGCGCCATCACGTCACTGTTGACTCTTTGATTAGAGAATTGGAAGAGGCTCGGAAATCAGCTTTAGCGGCTGAGACGCCACAATCATCAGCAGCCGTAGCCGCAACAATGGGCAAGGCCAAGTTGACCGGCCTGGACAAAGTGATTGTCGAGCTGAGTGGCGGAGTTAAGGTCGAGCACAAATCTATTAAGGACATCTTCGATGGCTAA
- a CDS encoding KilA-N domain-containing protein — MNIIPLSYKGESVRFNTEGWVNVTDVAEKFGKRIDNWMRLAETLEYIRALDEAMTGVESEILHPSKCRYVKTSKARKDRGGGTWLHPKLSVAFARWCDARFAVWCDLHIDSLLRGELTEQQNYDQACRIRDDRKSKASGGAREMARWRWDKPALEATVEFWQEQLKLTLDIAS, encoded by the coding sequence ATGAACATTATCCCTCTTAGCTATAAAGGCGAATCAGTACGCTTTAACACTGAAGGTTGGGTAAACGTCACTGACGTTGCTGAGAAATTTGGTAAGCGCATCGACAACTGGATGAGGCTAGCTGAAACGCTTGAATACATCCGGGCGCTGGATGAGGCAATGACTGGTGTGGAGTCTGAAATTCTACATCCCTCGAAATGCAGGTATGTAAAAACCAGTAAGGCGAGAAAGGATCGCGGAGGTGGTACATGGCTTCATCCAAAGCTATCGGTCGCTTTTGCGCGTTGGTGCGATGCTCGGTTCGCTGTCTGGTGTGATTTGCATATAGATAGCTTGTTGCGTGGTGAGCTAACGGAGCAGCAAAACTATGACCAGGCCTGCCGAATTCGCGATGACCGGAAATCAAAAGCAAGTGGTGGTGCACGAGAAATGGCACGTTGGCGCTGGGACAAACCTGCCCTAGAAGCAACCGTGGAATTCTGGCAGGAGCAACTGAAGTTAACGCTCGATATTGCCAGCTAA